A stretch of DNA from Mucilaginibacter daejeonensis:
CCCTGGCCTCGGTGGCTACCTTCCGCAACCTGTGGCCGCCCGAGATCGAACCGCAATGGCGGTTAAGCGGCGTACTCAACTTTCCAAACCGTCGTACCGGGCAAAAGATGCCCGTGAAGGCCACGCTGCTGGATGATATAGAGCGCAACGCCGGCCGATTGAACGTGATGGCCCGGGCCGCATTCGTTACCCAGCCATGGTTGTTGGTTCATGGCACCGATGATATGGTGGTGCCGATCAGCCAGGCGCACGACCTCAAGAGCATGCAACCGAACGCGCAGTTACTGATATTACCGAACGCTGACCATGTTTTTGGTTCCACGCATCCATATTTGCAACACGAGCTCCCGCCTGATCTGCAACTATTATGCAGGAAAGCGGTGGAGTTCCTGAACCCCTCCTCGGTCCTCCCCGGTGGAGAGGAGAGTAAGTAATGATCTTCTACTTCGGAGAGGGTTAGGGGGAGGTTAACAACTTTACACTATGCAACTTAAAGGTTCCCGCAAGATCGGGAAAAAATTCCAGAACCCTATACCTACCGAAGAAGCCACCGCCGGTAAAATGCCGGCCATATTGTGGGAGTACATCATCAATAAGGCCGAAAGTGTGCCGCTTAAAAAGCTTGGCCCGTTCCATACCGATGCAAAAGTTTATGACACCCCACCGGCCAGTGGTTTGCGGGTGACCTGGATCGGTCACTCCAACCTGCTGATAGAGGTTGATGGTAAACGGCTGCTAACCGACCCGGTGTGGAGCCAGCGCGTATCCTTTACTCAACTAATGGGGCCGAAACGTTTTTTTGACGCACCGCTGCCCTTGGATCAGTTGCCTAAGTTGGATGGCGTGATCCTGTCGCATGATCATTATGATCATTGTGATATGAACACCATTAAATTTCTCGCCAAAAAGAACGTTCCCTTTTACACCTCTTTAGGGGTGGGCCAATACCTTAAAAAATGGGGTGTGCAGCCTCATCTGATCAATGAGATGGACTGGGGCGATACCGTTAGTTTAGGTGATCTAAGCATCACCACTGCGCCTACGCGCCATTTTTCGGGCAGGGGCATCACCAACCGTAACGAGACCTTGTGGAGCGCCTTTGTGATCAAGGGGCATACGCACAATATATTTTTTGGAGCCGATTCGGGCTGGTTCAATGGTTTTACCGACATCGGCGAAGCTTATGGCCCGTTCAATCTTACCATGCTGGAGATCGGCGCTTACGGCAAGAACTGGCCCGACATACACATGGGTCCGCTCAGCGCCATGAACGCCCACATCGCCCTTAAGGGCAAACAAATGATGCCGATCCACTGGGGTACCTTTAACCTGGCCCTGCATGCCTGGCGCGAACCGATAGAGATACTGCTTGAACTGGCCAAGAAACAGAACGTCACGCTATTTGCTCCTGAACCTGGCAAACCTACCGAGGTGACAGGCGAAAGTTCGATATCAAGATGGTGGGAAAGGTAATAGCAGCGATGCAACAGATCGGTTCAGCCGTCTGGTCAGCACATTGACCACCATGCTCTTTCGTCGATCTATCCTCACATTCCAATAAAAATTTAGGCAGGTAGGCTTTAAAAGTTAAATTTGCGTGCAGATCAAAAAAATACATTGGACAGGACAGTTATCATTGGTACTCGCGGCAGCGAATTGGCCTTATGGCAGGCAAATTTTGTAAAGGATAGTTTAGCCGCTATAGGCGTTACCGCCCAGTTAAAGATCATCAAAACACAGGGCGACCGCATCCTTAATCTCAGCTTGGATAAGTTAGAAGGCAAAGGTTTCTTTACCAAAGAGTTAGAGGAAGAATTGCTGGCCGGTACCATCGATATCGCCGTGCACTCGCACAAGGATCTTCCTACCGAGCATCCGGCCGGTTTGATCATCGCAGCTGTTTCGGAACGTGAAGACCCATCTGAACTGTTGATCATCCTGAAAGATTGTGTGGACGTTCATCAACGTTTGTCGGTCAAATTCGGTGGCCTGGTGGGTACCTCATCTAACCGTCGTAAGGCGCAATTACGTGCCCTGCGCCCTGATCTGGAAATGGATGATCTTCGTGGTAACGTGCCTACCCGTATCGATAAGTTACGTAAAGAGAATTACCATGCCATTATGCTGGCCAAGGCCGGTGTGGCACGTTTAGGCATTGACTTGAGTGAGTTCCATGTAGAGGAACTAACCCCGACTGAATTTGTGCCGGCGCCTGCACAGGGTGCACTGGCCATCCAGATACGGGAGACCAATACTGACCTGTACGAAGTATTGCAAAAACTGCATCACCCGGAGGTGG
This window harbors:
- a CDS encoding MBL fold metallo-hydrolase → MQLKGSRKIGKKFQNPIPTEEATAGKMPAILWEYIINKAESVPLKKLGPFHTDAKVYDTPPASGLRVTWIGHSNLLIEVDGKRLLTDPVWSQRVSFTQLMGPKRFFDAPLPLDQLPKLDGVILSHDHYDHCDMNTIKFLAKKNVPFYTSLGVGQYLKKWGVQPHLINEMDWGDTVSLGDLSITTAPTRHFSGRGITNRNETLWSAFVIKGHTHNIFFGADSGWFNGFTDIGEAYGPFNLTMLEIGAYGKNWPDIHMGPLSAMNAHIALKGKQMMPIHWGTFNLALHAWREPIEILLELAKKQNVTLFAPEPGKPTEVTGESSISRWWER
- a CDS encoding alpha/beta hydrolase family protein, with the translated sequence MIVTQHYTLPGAKGRVMAIDLTFDNAQPYAPLIIFAHGFKGFKDWGSHHLLAKYFAEHGFRFLKFNFSHNGITDQPQELTDMIAFSENTFSIELEDLGYVIDLVCGGSVIPAARKVILIGHSMGGGISIIKASEDPRVSHLITLASVATFRNLWPPEIEPQWRLSGVLNFPNRRTGQKMPVKATLLDDIERNAGRLNVMARAAFVTQPWLLVHGTDDMVVPISQAHDLKSMQPNAQLLILPNADHVFGSTHPYLQHELPPDLQLLCRKAVEFLNPSSVLPGGEESK